One Phragmites australis chromosome 23, lpPhrAust1.1, whole genome shotgun sequence DNA window includes the following coding sequences:
- the LOC133905963 gene encoding uncharacterized protein LOC133905963 produces MADDEMARDLWVAIEALFRDNKDSCAVFLSSQFHSLLQGDQSIADYSQHVKTLADALRDVGHPVSDSQLILNLLRGLNPHYSNTTEDIANLTPFPSFARARSMLVLKETRLANETKITNETALVARWLFLLPVRLPLHPDACSCRLLWLQQRQWPSRRP; encoded by the coding sequence ATGGCCGATGATGAGATGGCTCGCGACCTTTGGGTTGCGATCGAAGCTCTCTTCCGTGACAACAAGGATTCATGTGCCGTCTTCCTCAGCAGCCAGTTCCATTCCCTTCTTCAAGGCGATCAATCCATCGCTGATTACAGCCAACATGTCAAGACCTTGGCTGATGCCCTCCGCGACGTCGGCCACCCCGTCTCCGACTCGCAGCTCATTCTCAACTTGCTGCGCGGCCTCAACCCCCACTACTCCAATACCACCGAAGACATCGCCAACTTGACGCCGTTCCCCTCCTTCGCTCGGGCGCGCTCTATGCTCGTTCTCAAGGAGACTCGTCTCGCCAACGAGACGAAGATCACCAACGAGACGGCCTTGGTCGCGCGGTGGCTCTTCCTGCTGCCAGTTCGGCTGCCGCTCCACCCTGATGCCTGCTCCTGCCGCCTCCTTTGGCTTCAACAACGGCAATGGCCGTCGCGGCGGCCGTAA
- the LOC133906723 gene encoding large ribosomal subunit protein eL33w-like, whose translation MVKGRTGQRVRLYVRGTILGYKRSKSNQYENTSLVQIEGVNTKEDVAWYCGKRMAYIYKAKTKTSGTHYRCIWGKVTRPHGNSGIVRAKFKSNLPPASMGHKVRVFMYPSSI comes from the exons ATGGTGAAGGGACGCACGGGGCAGCGCGTGAGGCTCTATGTCCGCGGCACCATCCTCGGATACAAGAG GTCGAAGTCGAACCAGTACGAGAACACCTCGCTGGTGCAGATCGAAGGGGTGAACACCAAGGAGGACGTGGCGTGGTACTGCGGGAAGCGGATGGCCTACATCTACAAGGCCAAGACGAAGACCAGCGGCACGCACTACCGCTGCATCTGGGGCAAGGTTACCCGCCCGCACGGCAACTCCGGCATCGTCCGCGCCAAGTTCAAGTCCAACCTGCCGCCAGCGTCCATG GGGCACAAGGTCAGGGTCTTCATGTACCCCAGCAGCATCTAA